A DNA window from Alligator mississippiensis isolate rAllMis1 chromosome 11, rAllMis1, whole genome shotgun sequence contains the following coding sequences:
- the LOC132243842 gene encoding urokinase plasminogen activator surface receptor-like isoform X2 yields MGTMTPTWHAAMFLGLLVTASSLRCPKCLPWQGNCRDEVETCAPGQNTCVVQQLSLSPVMDNALRVGCAALTTCNLLPSDTAAGLSGSSFCCTTDLCTNGSYIRDPGPAWRLPCQSCVGSATTCGPDTPTLTCPGRQAQCLQLSRRLLPEVPRGKPNGKLCYSCRERGAGECNRQELPTMSCTGAMDQCVKVQSTDENNPVTLLRGCASPDLCRPWQPLDRLLLPSNRKVHCCSESHCNRAGPRWDPLPSVMLPLALLLLLGGAWS; encoded by the exons CTTCCAGCCTGCGCTGCCCGAAatgcctgccctggcaggggaacTGCCGGGATGAGGTGGAGACGTGCGCGCCGGGACAGAACACCTgcgtggtgcagcagctgagcctATCTCCAG TCATGGACAATGCCCTGCGGGTGGGCTGCGCAGCTCTGACGACCTGTAATCTGCTCCCCTCGGACACCGCAGCCGGACTCAGCGGATCCAGCTTCTGCTGCACCACGGACCTGTGCACTAACGGGAGCTACATCC GTGACCCAGGTCCTGCCTGGCGTCTCCCGTGTCAGAGCTGCGTGGGATCTGCCACAACCTGCGGCCCTGACACCCCAACCTTAACCTGCCCTGGCCGCCAGGCCCAGTGTCTGCAGCTGTCCCGGCGCCTGCTGCCTG AGGTGCCTCGGGGGAAGCCCAATGGGAAGCTCTGCTACAGCTGCAGGGAAAGAGGAGCAGGCGAGTGCAACCGTCAGGAGCTGCCGACCATGAGCTGTACGGGGGCCATGGACCAGTGTGTGAAAGTCCAGAGCACAG ACGAGAACAACCCGGTAACCCTACTCCGCGGCTGCGCCAGCCCTGACCTCTGCcgcccctggcagcccctggaCCGCCTGCTGCTGCCTTCGAACCGCAAGGTCCATTGCTGCTCTGAGAGCCACTGCAACCGCGCAGGCCCCCGCTGggaccccctgccctcggtgATGCTGCCCctggcattgctgctgctgctggggggggcctggagctga
- the LOC106737554 gene encoding urokinase plasminogen activator surface receptor isoform X2, with translation MTPTLYMVMLLGLLVTGGWPLPPPYSQPQLLSLLHPVVHPQNHLHLPTASGLRCPKCLPWQGNCKGKVEMCVPGQNACVVQQLRLTSVMENALRVGCRKCEVLPSDTEAGFSVTSTCCFTDLCKAIDMSLPSLALGPPCQSCVGSATTCGPNSPTVTCGDPRGQCVQISRRLLPGEKGDTMYKACGWQGPSEELLAIAAGPDLAYVHVQRCRGAGCNNGSFAEVPRGKPNGKLCYTCRDTGAGECNRRQMPTMSCTGAMDQCVKVRSTDWNKPAILLRGCGTPNLCGPLQPRGRLLLPFERKVHCCSGNHCNYEAPLPASRARPPAAPGTAAAGGAWS, from the exons ATGACCCCCACGCTATACATGGTCATGCTCCTCGGGTTGCTGGTCACCGGTGggtggcccctgcctcccccctacAGCCAGCCGCAGCTTCTGTCCCTGCTACACCCAGTTGTGCACCCCCAAAATCACCTGcatctccccacagcctctggcttGCGCTGCCCGAAatgcctgccctggcaggggaacTGCAAGGGCAAAGTGGAGATGTGCGTGCCGGGACAGAACGCCTgcgtggtgcagcagctgagactGACTTCAG TCATGGAAAATGCCCTGCGGGTTGGCTGTAGGAAATGTGAGGTGCTCCCTTCAGACACTGAGGCAGGATTCAGCGTAACCAGCACCTGCTGCTTCACAGACCTGTGCAAAGCGATCGACATGA GCCTGCCAAGCCTTGCCTTGGGTCCCCCGTGTCAGAGCTGCGTGGGATCTGCCACCACTTGTGGACCCAACTCCCCGACTGTCACCTGTGGCGACCCCCGGGGCCAGTGCGTGCAGATCTCCCGGCGCCTGTTGCCTG gggagaagggagacaCCATGTACAAGGcatgtgggtggcaggggccctCTGAAGAGCTGCTGGCCATCGCTGCAGGGCCTGACCTGGCCTACGTGCACGTGCAGCGCTGCCGCGGGGCCGGCTGCAACAACGGCTCTTTTGCTG AGGTGCCCCGGGGGAAGCCCAATGGGAAGCTCTGTTACACCTGCCGGGACACAGGGGCAGGCGAGTGCAACCGTCGGCAGATGCCGACCATGAGCTGTACAGGGGCCATGGACCAGTGTGTGAAAGTCCGGAGCACAG ACTGGAACAAGCCTGCAATCCTTCTCCGTGGCTGCGGCACCCCCAACCTCTGTGGCCCTCTGCAGCCGCGGGgccgcctgctgctgccctttgaACGCAAGGTCCACTGCTGCTCCGGGAACCACTGCAACTATGAAGCCCCCCTGCCAGCGTCACGTGcccgcccccctgctgcccctggcactgctgctgctgggggtgcctggagctaa
- the LOC106737554 gene encoding urokinase plasminogen activator surface receptor isoform X4, with translation MTPTLYMVMLLGLLVTGGWPLPPPYSQPQLLSLLHPVVHPQNHLHLPTASGLRCPKCLPWQGNCKGKVEMCVPGQNACVVQQLRLTSVMENALRVGCRKCEVLPSDTEAGFSVTSTCCFTDLCKAIDMSLPSLALGPPCQSCVGSATTCGPNSPTVTCGDPRGQCVQISRRLLPGEKGDTMYKACGWQGPSEELLAIAAGPDLAYVHVQRCRGAGCNNGSFAEVPRGKPNGKLCYTCRDTGAGECNRRQMPTMSCTGAMDQCVKVRSTARQWTLGRFLPPQFGTPDGTRLA, from the exons ATGACCCCCACGCTATACATGGTCATGCTCCTCGGGTTGCTGGTCACCGGTGggtggcccctgcctcccccctacAGCCAGCCGCAGCTTCTGTCCCTGCTACACCCAGTTGTGCACCCCCAAAATCACCTGcatctccccacagcctctggcttGCGCTGCCCGAAatgcctgccctggcaggggaacTGCAAGGGCAAAGTGGAGATGTGCGTGCCGGGACAGAACGCCTgcgtggtgcagcagctgagactGACTTCAG TCATGGAAAATGCCCTGCGGGTTGGCTGTAGGAAATGTGAGGTGCTCCCTTCAGACACTGAGGCAGGATTCAGCGTAACCAGCACCTGCTGCTTCACAGACCTGTGCAAAGCGATCGACATGA GCCTGCCAAGCCTTGCCTTGGGTCCCCCGTGTCAGAGCTGCGTGGGATCTGCCACCACTTGTGGACCCAACTCCCCGACTGTCACCTGTGGCGACCCCCGGGGCCAGTGCGTGCAGATCTCCCGGCGCCTGTTGCCTG gggagaagggagacaCCATGTACAAGGcatgtgggtggcaggggccctCTGAAGAGCTGCTGGCCATCGCTGCAGGGCCTGACCTGGCCTACGTGCACGTGCAGCGCTGCCGCGGGGCCGGCTGCAACAACGGCTCTTTTGCTG AGGTGCCCCGGGGGAAGCCCAATGGGAAGCTCTGTTACACCTGCCGGGACACAGGGGCAGGCGAGTGCAACCGTCGGCAGATGCCGACCATGAGCTGTACAGGGGCCATGGACCAGTGTGTGAAAGTCCGGAGCACAG ctagacaatggaccttagggaggtttctcccaccacaatttggcaccccagatgggactcgTCTAGCTTga
- the LOC106737554 gene encoding urokinase plasminogen activator surface receptor isoform X3, with the protein MTPTLYMVMLLGLLVTASGLRCPKCLPWQGNCKGKVEMCVPGQNACVVQQLRLTSVMENALRVGCRKCEVLPSDTEAGFSVTSTCCFTDLCKAIDMSLPSLALGPPCQSCVGSATTCGPNSPTVTCGDPRGQCVQISRRLLPGEKGDTMYKACGWQGPSEELLAIAAGPDLAYVHVQRCRGAGCNNGSFAEVPRGKPNGKLCYTCRDTGAGECNRRQMPTMSCTGAMDQCVKVRSTDWNKPAILLRGCGTPNLCGPLQPRGRLLLPFERKVHCCSGNHCNYEAPLPASRARPPAAPGTAAAGGAWS; encoded by the exons ATGACCCCCACGCTATACATGGTCATGCTCCTCGGGTTGCTGGTCACCG cctctggcttGCGCTGCCCGAAatgcctgccctggcaggggaacTGCAAGGGCAAAGTGGAGATGTGCGTGCCGGGACAGAACGCCTgcgtggtgcagcagctgagactGACTTCAG TCATGGAAAATGCCCTGCGGGTTGGCTGTAGGAAATGTGAGGTGCTCCCTTCAGACACTGAGGCAGGATTCAGCGTAACCAGCACCTGCTGCTTCACAGACCTGTGCAAAGCGATCGACATGA GCCTGCCAAGCCTTGCCTTGGGTCCCCCGTGTCAGAGCTGCGTGGGATCTGCCACCACTTGTGGACCCAACTCCCCGACTGTCACCTGTGGCGACCCCCGGGGCCAGTGCGTGCAGATCTCCCGGCGCCTGTTGCCTG gggagaagggagacaCCATGTACAAGGcatgtgggtggcaggggccctCTGAAGAGCTGCTGGCCATCGCTGCAGGGCCTGACCTGGCCTACGTGCACGTGCAGCGCTGCCGCGGGGCCGGCTGCAACAACGGCTCTTTTGCTG AGGTGCCCCGGGGGAAGCCCAATGGGAAGCTCTGTTACACCTGCCGGGACACAGGGGCAGGCGAGTGCAACCGTCGGCAGATGCCGACCATGAGCTGTACAGGGGCCATGGACCAGTGTGTGAAAGTCCGGAGCACAG ACTGGAACAAGCCTGCAATCCTTCTCCGTGGCTGCGGCACCCCCAACCTCTGTGGCCCTCTGCAGCCGCGGGgccgcctgctgctgccctttgaACGCAAGGTCCACTGCTGCTCCGGGAACCACTGCAACTATGAAGCCCCCCTGCCAGCGTCACGTGcccgcccccctgctgcccctggcactgctgctgctgggggtgcctggagctaa
- the LOC132243842 gene encoding urokinase plasminogen activator surface receptor-like isoform X1 — MGTMTPTWHAAMFLGLLVTASSLRCPKCLPWQGNCRDEVETCAPGQNTCVVQQLSLSPVMDNALRVGCAALTTCNLLPSDTAAGLSGSSFCCTTDLCTNGSYIRDPGPAWRLPCQSCVGSATTCGPDTPTLTCPGRQAQCLQLSRRLLPGEQGDTVYKACGWRGPSEELMAIAAGPDLAYVHVQRCDSAGCNNGSFAEVPRGKPNGKLCYSCRERGAGECNRQELPTMSCTGAMDQCVKVQSTDENNPVTLLRGCASPDLCRPWQPLDRLLLPSNRKVHCCSESHCNRAGPRWDPLPSVMLPLALLLLLGGAWS, encoded by the exons CTTCCAGCCTGCGCTGCCCGAAatgcctgccctggcaggggaacTGCCGGGATGAGGTGGAGACGTGCGCGCCGGGACAGAACACCTgcgtggtgcagcagctgagcctATCTCCAG TCATGGACAATGCCCTGCGGGTGGGCTGCGCAGCTCTGACGACCTGTAATCTGCTCCCCTCGGACACCGCAGCCGGACTCAGCGGATCCAGCTTCTGCTGCACCACGGACCTGTGCACTAACGGGAGCTACATCC GTGACCCAGGTCCTGCCTGGCGTCTCCCGTGTCAGAGCTGCGTGGGATCTGCCACAACCTGCGGCCCTGACACCCCAACCTTAACCTGCCCTGGCCGCCAGGCCCAGTGTCTGCAGCTGTCCCGGCGCCTGCTGCCTG gggaacagGGAGACACTGTGTACAAGGCATGCGGGTGGCGAGGGCCCTCTGAAGAGCTGATGGCCATCGCTGCGGGGCCTGACCTGGCCTATGTGCACGTGCAGCGCTGCGACAGCGCCGGCTGCAACAACGGCTCCTTTGCTG AGGTGCCTCGGGGGAAGCCCAATGGGAAGCTCTGCTACAGCTGCAGGGAAAGAGGAGCAGGCGAGTGCAACCGTCAGGAGCTGCCGACCATGAGCTGTACGGGGGCCATGGACCAGTGTGTGAAAGTCCAGAGCACAG ACGAGAACAACCCGGTAACCCTACTCCGCGGCTGCGCCAGCCCTGACCTCTGCcgcccctggcagcccctggaCCGCCTGCTGCTGCCTTCGAACCGCAAGGTCCATTGCTGCTCTGAGAGCCACTGCAACCGCGCAGGCCCCCGCTGggaccccctgccctcggtgATGCTGCCCctggcattgctgctgctgctggggggggcctggagctga